Proteins from one Gimesia maris genomic window:
- a CDS encoding M56 family metallopeptidase, with protein sequence MTSTQFLELVVSLSVQVSVVIIIAHWLGKLVNSERAQCRLWTVCYVVLLMLIFVAVLFPHPRFFQPWASIDSQNASTIVSLEMQAGRVLFFIWLSGTTLSLLVFLYRAVQVSSFLKSCQSVDPQQYAFAESLHDLNGNHGGNPRSQVKLLSSDRLKTPFCSQFHRPYIVVPEYLLEFDTQKINFILRHELEHLKTGHPLQLFLQRLVETIFWFHPMVWWASQESSLRREYACDEAAIDSPQEIAQYLRTLLTIIEYGASQQDESPTPLAFGRGKSIIAHRARRLTEIARNHRMPRPFEISGMKACCSLVCIAAFIGMIWLPVDVLASPRANWSPWPSWTAGALHDFGFSPNDFDVYSRHTELHELLIEREPLTIRSRAHQMMRRE encoded by the coding sequence ATGACATCCACACAGTTTCTGGAACTGGTCGTATCGCTTTCCGTCCAGGTGTCTGTTGTGATCATCATCGCTCATTGGCTGGGCAAGCTGGTCAACAGCGAACGCGCGCAGTGCCGCCTCTGGACGGTCTGTTATGTCGTCCTGCTGATGCTGATCTTTGTGGCGGTTCTGTTTCCCCATCCGCGTTTTTTTCAGCCCTGGGCTTCAATTGATTCTCAGAATGCCTCTACGATCGTCAGTCTTGAAATGCAGGCGGGACGCGTTCTGTTTTTTATCTGGCTCTCGGGAACCACACTCTCATTGCTGGTTTTCCTGTACCGGGCAGTGCAGGTCAGTTCGTTTCTGAAATCCTGTCAGAGTGTCGATCCGCAACAGTATGCTTTTGCCGAGAGTCTCCATGATTTGAACGGGAATCACGGCGGTAATCCAAGATCCCAGGTCAAACTGTTATCCAGCGATCGTCTGAAAACGCCCTTTTGTTCTCAGTTTCATCGCCCCTATATTGTGGTACCGGAATACCTGCTGGAATTTGACACGCAGAAAATCAATTTCATTCTGCGCCACGAACTCGAACATCTGAAAACGGGACATCCGCTGCAGTTATTCCTGCAGCGTCTGGTGGAAACCATTTTCTGGTTTCATCCGATGGTCTGGTGGGCCTCTCAGGAATCATCGCTCAGGCGTGAATATGCCTGCGACGAAGCCGCCATCGATTCACCTCAGGAAATCGCGCAGTACCTGCGAACTTTATTAACCATTATTGAGTATGGAGCTTCTCAGCAGGATGAGTCACCTACACCCCTGGCGTTCGGTCGCGGTAAAAGTATCATCGCGCATCGAGCCCGTCGATTAACGGAGATTGCCAGAAACCATCGGATGCCTCGCCCTTTCGAAATCTCTGGAATGAAGGCCTGTTGCAGCCTTGTGTGCATTGCAGCTTTCATCGGGATGATCTGGTTGCCCGTTGATGTGCTCGCCTCACCACGTGCGAACTGGTCTCCCTGGCCTTCGTGGACAGCCGGTGCATTACATGACTTTGGTTTTTCACCCAACGATTTCGACGTCTACAGCCGCCATACCGAACTGCATGAACTTCTGATAGAGCGCGAGCCGCTAACAATCCGATCCAGAGCACACCAGATGATGCGTCGCGAATAA
- a CDS encoding BlaI/MecI/CopY family transcriptional regulator, translated as MPKLHLTKCELEVMDVVWRKGRATVQDVVDSLERPLAYTTVMTTLKILDEQRDVLRKKKQGRAYVYEPAVSREEISSSMAADLTQRLFGGSVKSFVLSLVESDSMSQSDIEELKQAIESLEKEA; from the coding sequence ATGCCGAAATTACATCTCACAAAATGCGAACTGGAAGTGATGGATGTTGTCTGGCGAAAAGGCCGCGCAACGGTTCAGGATGTGGTAGACTCTCTGGAACGCCCCCTGGCGTATACGACCGTGATGACCACTCTGAAGATTCTGGATGAACAGCGCGACGTGCTCCGTAAAAAGAAACAGGGTAGAGCCTATGTTTACGAGCCTGCTGTTTCCCGCGAGGAAATCAGCAGCAGCATGGCCGCCGATCTGACGCAGCGACTGTTTGGCGGTTCCGTCAAATCATTCGTGCTCAGCCTGGTGGAAAGTGATTCGATGTCTCAGTCAGACATCGAAGAATTGAAACAGGCGATCGAATCTCTGGAGAAAGAGGCATGA
- a CDS encoding DUF1559 domain-containing protein — protein sequence MRNRSGFTVLELLVTFGVITTLASLILPAVNSAREAARQLQCKNQLKQIGLALHSYHDSYRCLPAGWQWEHTNHSAYGWSVPLLPYLEQRAIYEQVDRNQVLSHISNTTARETAIVNFLCPSDIVDPTFTLYEEHALSISQIPIIQLPTASYVGVFGTLEADDSIPAPAGEGTFCESVPVSFPQLQRGLTQTIIVGERTMSMVPSTWLGVDSYGEDAACRLVGSAITKPNCKVCDECEFSSRHPGGVNFLWADGHVSLLSESLDTSTYQQLSRRMAL from the coding sequence TTGCGCAATCGTTCAGGCTTCACAGTCCTCGAATTACTGGTGACCTTTGGTGTTATTACGACTCTGGCCAGCCTGATTCTGCCGGCGGTCAATTCAGCCCGCGAAGCAGCACGGCAGCTGCAATGCAAAAATCAGTTGAAACAAATCGGCCTGGCGTTGCACTCTTATCATGACAGTTATCGTTGCCTGCCTGCCGGCTGGCAATGGGAGCATACAAATCATTCAGCTTATGGCTGGTCCGTTCCGTTGTTGCCTTATCTCGAACAGCGTGCGATTTACGAACAGGTCGATCGCAATCAGGTGCTGTCTCACATTTCCAATACGACGGCCCGCGAAACCGCGATCGTCAATTTTCTGTGTCCGTCTGATATCGTTGATCCGACTTTCACGCTGTATGAAGAACACGCATTATCCATTTCTCAGATTCCGATTATTCAACTTCCGACAGCCAGTTATGTCGGCGTGTTCGGAACACTCGAAGCCGATGACAGCATTCCGGCTCCCGCCGGAGAAGGAACTTTTTGTGAATCGGTACCGGTTTCCTTTCCTCAGTTGCAGCGTGGTTTGACCCAAACCATCATTGTCGGCGAACGAACCATGTCCATGGTCCCTTCGACCTGGCTGGGAGTGGATTCGTACGGCGAAGATGCTGCCTGCCGCCTGGTGGGCAGTGCCATTACAAAACCGAACTGTAAAGTCTGTGATGAATGTGAATTTTCCAGCCGTCATCCCGGCGGTGTGAACTTCCTCTGGGCAGACGGGCATGTCAGCCTGCTTTCAGAGTCGCTTGATACAAGTACCTACCAGCAACTTTCGCGCAGAATGGCGCTATAA
- a CDS encoding DUF4272 domain-containing protein, translated as MINFSCSKNEADPQEAEARKLRSLELLKAENVPVIAHLPTIDTEANSTRRTTEEVAIRAMALCIVAVKGEGLEQEIIDRLINDFELMDAFTPREKKFLTDPNPDTHTKTQFVWRYEDYWVLLWALGYVDELKRPDSICDVETAISILRDKGRKQFIKNAKLRPQGELLDATDLIYRYHWAVVDARINQRPAPANLDGGVVMERHYVLNWLTGQGGQTWDDISTDT; from the coding sequence ATGATTAATTTCAGCTGTTCAAAAAATGAAGCGGATCCCCAGGAAGCAGAAGCCAGAAAATTACGTTCTCTGGAATTACTGAAAGCGGAAAACGTCCCCGTGATCGCACACCTGCCAACGATTGACACGGAAGCCAACTCGACACGTCGGACCACCGAGGAAGTAGCAATCCGGGCGATGGCTTTATGCATTGTGGCGGTGAAAGGCGAAGGACTGGAACAGGAAATCATTGATCGACTCATAAACGACTTTGAACTGATGGACGCATTTACGCCCCGGGAAAAGAAATTCCTCACTGACCCGAACCCTGACACGCACACAAAAACTCAGTTTGTCTGGCGTTATGAAGACTATTGGGTATTGCTCTGGGCATTGGGATATGTCGACGAACTCAAGCGACCGGATAGCATTTGTGATGTCGAAACAGCTATCAGTATTCTGCGTGACAAGGGACGAAAGCAATTCATTAAGAATGCAAAGCTGCGTCCCCAGGGTGAACTTCTGGACGCAACTGACCTGATTTATCGTTACCACTGGGCCGTTGTCGATGCCCGAATCAACCAGCGCCCGGCGCCAGCGAATCTGGATGGAGGGGTCGTTATGGAACGGCATTACGTTTTAAACTGGCTCACTGGCCAGGGCGGACAGACCTGGGATGACATTTCTACGGATACGTAA
- a CDS encoding DUF1559 domain-containing protein — protein sequence MKTLRPFSPTVTGTSPRPSHNRNGFTLIELLVVIAIIAILIALLLPAVQQAREAARRTQCKNNLKQIGLAFHNFHDVHDQLPNGARDGAGSSFACCNATEREGWSWLYHILPYMEQSNVYDLGTDDDPVGTYPLVGRKGIKAYYCPSRRGPKSYSGYYRSDYAGNGGQREGGITSTVSTGKRGVVVQTTTRQIRINDIQDGASNTIMVAEKALHPDRHGADGGDNEPWNNAGWDECVIRHGAGITSAGVEYGLTPLPDVKAPTDTVAVVDKGGVSWTNWHPFFGSAHDGGMNACLADGSVRLISYNIDHEVMRRISLTDDREPIDNF from the coding sequence ATGAAGACGTTACGTCCATTTTCTCCAACGGTTACCGGTACGTCTCCACGTCCCTCACACAATCGAAACGGATTTACTTTAATTGAGCTGCTGGTCGTGATTGCCATCATTGCAATCCTGATCGCTCTGCTGCTGCCCGCAGTTCAGCAGGCCCGCGAAGCAGCCCGCCGCACTCAGTGCAAAAACAATCTGAAACAGATTGGACTGGCATTCCACAACTTCCACGACGTCCATGATCAACTCCCCAATGGTGCCCGCGACGGCGCAGGCAGTTCGTTTGCCTGCTGTAACGCGACTGAACGGGAAGGCTGGAGCTGGCTCTATCATATTCTGCCATACATGGAACAGTCCAATGTGTATGACCTGGGTACTGATGACGATCCGGTAGGCACATATCCCCTCGTTGGTCGCAAAGGAATTAAAGCCTACTACTGCCCTTCACGCCGCGGTCCCAAATCTTACAGCGGCTACTATCGCAGTGATTATGCCGGCAACGGCGGTCAGCGAGAGGGGGGAATTACCAGTACCGTCAGTACGGGAAAACGTGGCGTCGTCGTACAGACCACCACACGCCAGATCCGCATCAACGATATTCAGGATGGTGCTTCCAACACAATTATGGTCGCAGAGAAAGCATTGCACCCGGATCGTCATGGTGCAGATGGCGGTGACAATGAACCCTGGAATAACGCGGGCTGGGATGAATGTGTCATCCGCCACGGAGCCGGGATCACCAGTGCCGGCGTTGAATATGGCCTGACGCCCCTGCCTGATGTGAAGGCGCCCACCGACACCGTCGCTGTGGTTGACAAAGGTGGGGTCAGTTGGACGAACTGGCATCCCTTCTTCGGATCTGCCCATGATGGCGGTATGAATGCCTGTCTGGCTGATGGTTCCGTTAGATTGATCAGCTACAACATTGACCACGAGGTCATGCGACGCATCAGTCTGACTGACGACCGTGAACCGATAGATAATTTTTGA
- a CDS encoding tetratricopeptide repeat protein: MPVFLISGTNENGKRETRRVEADNSQDAVREFEEQGLTDIVLHSDDAYAVTTDLFGPQPQVDENLTAADMVKLQYLTNFQLFLFYLRKSYWQLRWVIPVLLGIAVYRWDQVSGPDESDYIMLGFLLLPIPICFWNAYYSLGRKYDRLMHAFSWGNWEEVLDQVHRLRGKIPDFELAARAAVALAALNRFDEALDLMEPYEESEDVPHWMYLGRLSELYEVTGDYDNVIECMRLAYEEAPDNPTVIIDYAYALTKTNRDSPLATELIAEAEEMHLNDLVALLLKYFKGVLELNFRNYRAAEALFRQCETQLVPLAASQALLQQIVDLNRAYLAVTLAELEENEEAEQLYQLSLPRLQALDCDLIMDRYADAMRK, from the coding sequence ATGCCGGTATTTTTAATCAGTGGAACCAATGAAAACGGCAAGCGGGAAACGCGGCGGGTCGAAGCGGATAATTCTCAGGACGCCGTTCGCGAGTTTGAAGAGCAGGGGCTGACGGATATTGTTCTGCACAGTGACGATGCGTACGCTGTCACCACCGATCTGTTCGGTCCGCAACCGCAAGTGGACGAAAATCTGACGGCCGCTGATATGGTCAAGCTGCAGTACCTGACCAACTTTCAGTTGTTCCTGTTTTATCTGCGAAAAAGTTACTGGCAGTTGCGCTGGGTGATTCCTGTACTACTGGGAATTGCCGTATATCGCTGGGATCAGGTTTCCGGGCCGGATGAGTCTGATTATATCATGCTCGGGTTTCTTCTGCTGCCGATTCCCATCTGTTTCTGGAATGCCTATTATTCGCTCGGTCGCAAATATGACAGACTGATGCACGCGTTTTCCTGGGGAAACTGGGAAGAAGTTCTCGATCAGGTTCATCGTCTGCGCGGCAAGATTCCCGACTTCGAACTCGCGGCGCGTGCCGCTGTCGCGCTGGCGGCGCTGAATCGATTCGATGAAGCACTGGATCTGATGGAACCCTACGAAGAGTCAGAAGATGTGCCCCACTGGATGTATCTGGGGCGCCTGTCGGAACTGTATGAGGTGACCGGAGATTATGACAACGTCATCGAATGCATGCGCCTGGCTTATGAGGAAGCTCCCGATAACCCGACGGTCATCATTGATTACGCGTATGCCCTGACGAAAACCAACCGGGACAGTCCCCTGGCGACCGAGTTGATTGCGGAAGCGGAAGAGATGCATCTGAATGATCTGGTGGCCTTGTTACTTAAGTATTTCAAAGGCGTGCTCGAACTGAATTTTCGCAATTACCGGGCGGCGGAAGCCCTGTTTCGTCAATGCGAAACCCAACTGGTTCCCCTCGCTGCCAGCCAGGCGCTGCTGCAGCAGATTGTCGATCTGAACCGTGCCTACCTGGCGGTCACCCTGGCAGAACTTGAAGAAAATGAAGAAGCCGAACAACTTTACCAGCTCTCACTGCCTCGCCTGCAGGCACTGGACTGCGATCTGATTATGGACCGCTATGCGGATGCCATGCGGAAATAA
- a CDS encoding universal stress protein — MQSINSILVGVDLTHADRLVASDLNEQTAEAVERAIWVARMFNAKLEFFAAIDLSAHTKHLIQEDKDHLHKNVTDEANAVMQTLIEQAKAQGVDSSSKVALGPPWREIILEVIKNNHDMVLVGTRPHGFTGRLFGGTVMNLFRQCPCPVYAVKVDDEPDVPEIVVASDMSEVSTDILNFIVNAAQVADMKIHLVHAIDTRLDERLKGLGINEQTLKKCSEDILEEVKNELNEQLAQTDFRTLSFGVQVHVLEGSPEVAIPEFIAENKVNLLAMGTLARSGLSGFFIGNTAERMLEKVDCSVLTFKPADFVSPVVPE; from the coding sequence ATGCAATCAATCAATTCAATTCTTGTCGGCGTCGATCTGACACACGCTGATCGGCTCGTCGCTTCCGATCTGAATGAACAGACTGCAGAAGCAGTCGAACGTGCGATCTGGGTCGCCAGGATGTTCAATGCAAAGCTGGAATTCTTCGCCGCCATTGATCTGTCCGCACATACCAAACATCTGATTCAGGAAGATAAGGATCACCTGCATAAAAATGTAACGGATGAAGCAAATGCTGTGATGCAGACTCTGATTGAACAGGCGAAAGCACAAGGGGTAGACAGTTCTTCCAAAGTAGCCTTGGGCCCCCCCTGGCGCGAAATCATTCTGGAAGTCATCAAAAACAACCATGATATGGTCCTGGTGGGTACGCGACCACACGGATTTACCGGTCGCCTGTTTGGTGGCACGGTCATGAACCTGTTCCGTCAGTGCCCCTGCCCGGTCTATGCGGTGAAGGTCGATGATGAACCCGATGTTCCTGAAATTGTCGTCGCCAGCGATATGAGTGAAGTCAGCACCGACATCCTGAATTTTATCGTCAATGCCGCCCAGGTGGCTGATATGAAAATTCACCTGGTCCACGCCATTGATACCAGGCTTGATGAACGACTCAAAGGACTGGGGATCAACGAACAGACGCTTAAGAAATGCTCTGAAGATATTCTGGAGGAAGTGAAAAACGAGTTGAATGAGCAACTGGCTCAAACCGACTTTCGTACTCTTTCTTTTGGAGTACAGGTGCATGTGCTGGAAGGTTCTCCGGAAGTAGCGATTCCTGAATTCATCGCAGAAAATAAAGTCAATCTGCTTGCCATGGGAACCCTGGCCCGGTCCGGGCTCAGCGGCTTCTTCATCGGTAATACTGCAGAACGCATGCTGGAGAAAGTGGATTGCTCGGTTCTGACTTTCAAACCAGCCGATTTTGTTTCTCCCGTCGTGCCTGAATAA
- a CDS encoding DNA methyltransferase: MSTSDEPAKKKRTRQLPPPYNALDGKRWIQNSISVWSDIRKSLEEVRLKHPAIFPEMLVERLIETFLPLQGEVILDPFAGSGSTIVTAEKMGKTGIGLELSEDYAEVARNRLMALSLEADEQTECKSRIIHGSALQLAEHVAPESVDLCITSPPYWNVLNQRRSADHKEVRHYGNHDQDLGVIEDYNAFLDELDRVFTQVLTALKPGAYCCAIVMDLRKRSRFFPFHSDLASRLQEVGFLYDDLIIWNRQAEYNNLRPLGFPSVFRVNKVHEFIVLMQKPKQ; encoded by the coding sequence GTGTCGACTTCTGATGAACCAGCCAAAAAGAAACGTACAAGACAACTGCCTCCGCCTTATAATGCGCTGGACGGAAAACGCTGGATCCAGAACTCGATCAGTGTCTGGAGCGATATTCGTAAATCGCTGGAGGAAGTGCGGCTCAAACATCCCGCGATTTTTCCGGAAATGCTGGTGGAACGACTCATCGAAACCTTTCTCCCTTTGCAGGGAGAAGTGATTCTCGATCCGTTTGCCGGTTCGGGAAGTACGATTGTCACTGCAGAAAAGATGGGTAAGACCGGCATCGGTCTGGAACTGTCAGAGGATTATGCAGAAGTGGCCCGAAACCGTCTTATGGCGCTCAGTCTCGAAGCCGACGAGCAGACGGAATGCAAATCACGCATCATTCATGGATCCGCTCTCCAATTGGCAGAACATGTTGCTCCGGAAAGTGTCGATTTATGCATTACTTCGCCTCCCTACTGGAATGTCTTGAACCAGCGTCGTTCGGCAGATCATAAGGAAGTTCGTCACTATGGAAACCATGATCAGGATCTGGGCGTCATCGAAGATTACAATGCGTTTCTGGATGAATTGGACCGTGTTTTTACCCAGGTATTAACCGCATTGAAACCAGGAGCCTACTGCTGTGCCATCGTCATGGACCTGCGCAAACGCAGCCGGTTTTTCCCCTTTCACAGTGATCTGGCCTCCCGCCTGCAGGAGGTCGGGTTTCTCTACGACGATCTGATCATCTGGAATCGGCAGGCCGAATACAATAATCTCAGGCCCCTCGGGTTTCCCTCCGTGTTTCGTGTCAATAAGGTTCATGAGTTTATTGTGCTGATGCAAAAGCCCAAACAATAA
- a CDS encoding DUF7133 domain-containing protein — protein MPFYKMCLTGQRLILLLVCLTGSVFANLNVSQAADEFAGLNVPEGFRATLYADDDLAHDIYSMTIDSLGRVVVSGPGYVRILIDADGDGVAESFQQYADGPATGAQGMYFLGRDLLCTGDAGLIRYRDENADDRADGKPDVFLQTRTGGEHNTHSIQRGPDGYWYLLLGNTTGINEKYITTKTSPVKKPYAGTLMRLSPDLTKGEVMADGFRNAYDFAFNPNGDVFTYDSDGERDISLPWYRPTRVFHVLPGSNAGWRSRSWKRPDSFLDMPPAIAAFHRGSPTGVSCYQQRQFPKEYQGALFVADWTFGRVHAIPMRYYEGSYASDPIDFITGVGQFGFAPTDLAVGPDGSLYVSVGGRGTRGSVFKIEYTGPVEAQKPDLTSEQVAENTSHETQVSPALDACLSAPQPLSSWSRENWFPLVKKIKPEAFSEAALNPGRSAAQRVRAVEIITELLGGVPDSVIEPLLQDKSERVRARLAWSLAYPGPSGQKAKWLNELLQDESPLVARFALETLLQLGDQIDQSECLAGLQKTLGASARYVRQSAAQAAATLNAEDYQILSDRIEASDGAALITLAYAKIIKEGGVVPLAVRTGITVFEGDYQTDLRLDALRLIQLGLGDLGPPTKMAAVFDGYANGVDLAEYERQLDPIRIRLMDAFPSSHEVLDYELARTLSMLAPYNPSLLDRILKKITDDSDPVTDIHYLIVAARIPSDRSTAQSKKIAKSLVSIDEKLIRLKLPQDTNWDDRFKELYTQLVKIDADLPRQIVEQPGFGLPGHVLFLSQLPGQFLGTAIAAFERKIEADDDFLWSSDVVFLFGESKKPEHREMIRDLYEDFALQPAVIAVLSASPEEQDRDKFFEGLDSSQIEVLEACVSALEKLAPPQSPDETVRLFAALRRMGNDKREQKLQSRIVTLLQKWTGQPIGDPADVADLTKQRALIQAWADWLSQENPEVYARILKLGGEETEKLYAMLETVYWEAGSSERGAELFRKRACIQCHGNRSALGPALAGIAKRFSRKDIFTAIVAPNQDVSPRYQTTVVGTVDGKVYTGLVVYRSVDGLTLRNSNNQTTRIEADEIDFESKKSSSLMPEGLLKDLTPADLADLNAYLQSL, from the coding sequence ATGCCTTTTTATAAAATGTGTTTGACAGGCCAGCGCCTGATTCTGTTACTGGTCTGTTTGACAGGGTCGGTGTTTGCCAACCTGAATGTCTCCCAGGCTGCTGATGAGTTCGCGGGGTTGAATGTTCCGGAAGGCTTTCGTGCGACCCTCTATGCCGACGATGATCTGGCTCACGATATCTATTCCATGACCATCGATTCCCTGGGGCGTGTGGTCGTTTCCGGTCCTGGTTATGTTCGTATTCTGATTGATGCCGACGGAGATGGCGTCGCAGAATCATTCCAGCAGTACGCAGATGGTCCTGCCACCGGTGCCCAGGGAATGTATTTTCTGGGTCGGGATCTGCTCTGCACGGGTGATGCGGGACTGATCCGCTATCGTGATGAAAATGCCGACGATCGTGCTGACGGAAAACCGGATGTCTTCCTGCAGACGCGTACCGGCGGCGAACATAATACCCACTCCATCCAGCGCGGCCCTGACGGTTACTGGTATCTGCTGCTCGGAAATACCACGGGGATTAATGAAAAATATATCACCACCAAAACATCACCCGTGAAAAAGCCATATGCGGGAACCCTCATGCGGCTCAGTCCCGATCTGACAAAGGGGGAAGTGATGGCGGACGGATTTCGGAACGCGTATGATTTTGCGTTCAATCCCAACGGTGATGTCTTCACTTACGACAGTGATGGCGAACGCGATATTTCGCTCCCCTGGTATCGACCCACGCGTGTGTTTCATGTGTTGCCCGGTTCAAATGCGGGCTGGCGCAGTCGCAGCTGGAAGCGTCCCGACTCGTTTCTGGATATGCCACCGGCGATCGCCGCATTCCATCGAGGTTCTCCGACCGGCGTGAGCTGTTATCAACAGCGTCAGTTTCCCAAAGAATATCAGGGAGCACTGTTCGTCGCCGACTGGACCTTCGGCCGCGTCCATGCAATTCCCATGAGATACTATGAAGGCAGTTATGCCAGCGATCCCATTGATTTCATCACGGGGGTCGGTCAGTTCGGCTTTGCACCAACCGACCTCGCCGTCGGACCCGATGGTAGTCTGTATGTCAGCGTCGGTGGACGTGGCACCCGTGGCTCTGTGTTCAAAATCGAATACACGGGGCCGGTAGAGGCACAGAAGCCAGACCTGACTTCAGAACAGGTTGCGGAAAATACCAGTCATGAAACACAAGTCTCACCCGCTCTGGATGCCTGTCTCTCGGCACCGCAGCCTCTCAGCAGCTGGTCACGCGAGAACTGGTTTCCGCTGGTGAAAAAAATCAAGCCGGAAGCGTTTTCAGAGGCAGCTCTGAACCCGGGTCGCTCCGCTGCACAACGCGTGCGAGCTGTTGAAATCATCACCGAATTGCTGGGAGGTGTACCGGACTCCGTGATTGAACCGCTGCTGCAGGACAAATCAGAACGGGTTCGCGCCCGCCTGGCATGGTCACTCGCGTACCCTGGACCCTCCGGGCAGAAAGCGAAATGGTTGAACGAACTGCTGCAGGATGAATCGCCTCTCGTCGCCCGTTTTGCACTGGAGACACTGCTGCAGCTGGGAGATCAGATTGATCAGAGTGAATGCCTGGCCGGTTTGCAGAAAACTCTGGGCGCTTCAGCACGTTACGTCAGGCAGTCAGCGGCCCAGGCGGCAGCCACTTTAAACGCCGAAGATTATCAAATTCTTTCAGATCGCATTGAAGCCTCTGACGGCGCAGCTTTGATCACGCTTGCGTATGCCAAAATTATTAAGGAGGGGGGCGTCGTACCTCTCGCGGTTCGGACAGGGATTACCGTCTTCGAAGGAGACTACCAGACCGACTTACGCCTGGATGCGTTGCGGCTGATTCAATTGGGACTCGGTGATCTGGGGCCACCTACCAAAATGGCTGCGGTCTTCGATGGCTATGCAAACGGCGTTGATCTGGCAGAATATGAACGACAGCTCGATCCGATTCGGATCCGACTGATGGACGCGTTTCCCAGCAGTCATGAAGTGCTGGACTATGAGCTGGCACGCACACTGTCGATGCTGGCACCCTACAATCCGAGTCTGTTGGATCGCATCCTGAAAAAAATCACAGACGACTCTGATCCCGTGACCGACATTCACTACCTGATCGTCGCGGCCCGCATTCCCAGCGACCGCAGTACCGCGCAGTCGAAAAAAATCGCGAAATCGCTGGTCTCCATTGATGAGAAACTGATCCGCCTCAAGCTGCCACAGGATACAAACTGGGACGATCGCTTTAAAGAACTCTACACGCAACTGGTGAAAATTGACGCCGACCTGCCCCGTCAGATAGTGGAACAGCCCGGCTTTGGATTGCCCGGACATGTACTGTTTCTCAGTCAACTGCCTGGACAGTTCCTGGGAACCGCGATCGCTGCCTTTGAACGAAAAATCGAGGCTGATGACGATTTCCTCTGGAGCAGTGACGTTGTATTCCTGTTTGGTGAATCAAAGAAACCTGAACATCGGGAAATGATTCGCGATCTCTACGAAGATTTCGCACTGCAGCCTGCTGTGATCGCAGTCCTGTCCGCCAGTCCGGAAGAACAGGATCGTGACAAATTCTTCGAAGGGCTGGATTCCTCGCAGATCGAGGTTCTGGAAGCCTGCGTTTCAGCTCTGGAAAAACTGGCGCCTCCCCAGTCCCCGGATGAAACCGTGCGGCTGTTTGCTGCTCTGCGACGGATGGGGAACGATAAAAGAGAACAGAAACTCCAGTCACGCATTGTGACTCTCCTGCAGAAATGGACTGGCCAACCAATTGGTGATCCTGCGGATGTCGCTGACCTGACAAAGCAGCGTGCCCTGATTCAGGCCTGGGCAGACTGGCTTTCACAAGAGAATCCTGAAGTGTATGCCCGCATTCTCAAACTGGGAGGAGAGGAAACTGAAAAACTATACGCCATGCTGGAAACGGTCTACTGGGAAGCCGGCAGCAGCGAACGTGGAGCCGAGCTGTTTCGAAAACGTGCCTGCATTCAATGTCACGGCAATCGCAGCGCCTTAGGACCTGCTCTCGCTGGTATCGCCAAACGCTTCAGCCGGAAAGACATTTTCACAGCGATTGTAGCTCCCAACCAGGATGTCTCTCCCCGTTATCAGACCACCGTCGTCGGGACGGTAGACGGGAAAGTTTATACCGGGCTGGTCGTCTATCGTTCCGTTGATGGCCTGACGCTTCGCAATTCCAATAACCAGACCACCCGCATTGAGGCCGACGAAATCGACTTTGAAAGCAAGAAAAGCAGCTCGCTGATGCCGGAAGGATTGCTCAAAGATCTGACGCCGGCCGACCTGGCTGATCTGAATGCCTATTTACAAAGTCTGTAG